In a genomic window of Punica granatum isolate Tunisia-2019 chromosome 6, ASM765513v2, whole genome shotgun sequence:
- the LOC116210781 gene encoding pentatricopeptide repeat-containing protein At1g60770, giving the protein MAFQPLGRTKNIARRSKKYLEEALFHRLFKEGTSEVSVRQNLNQFLKSSKRVYKWEVGDTLRKLRERGLYYPALKLSQAMTERGMNKTVSDQAIHLDLLAKARGIAAAESYFVNLPETSKNHLTYGALLNCYCKELMTEEAEDLLEKMKELNLELTSMPYNSLMTLYTKMGQPENVPTLIQEMKSAQISPDSYTYNVWMRALAAMNDISGVERVVEEMKKFGRVTADWTTYSNLASIYADAGMPEKVEQALKELEKINACKDLSAYHFLITLYGRTGNLLEVYRVWRSLRLAFPKTGNISYLNMIQTLVKLKDLPGAEKCFREWESGNPNYDIRIANALIGAYTKEGKLEKAEDLKEQARRRGAKPNAKTWEIFSEYYMQNGQIKSAVECIANAVSIGRGDGKKWVPPPETVRTLMGHFEREKDVDGAEEFVEILKKAVDEVGAEVFESLIRTYAAAGRTSPVMRRRLKMENVEITEATKKLLDVICVE; this is encoded by the exons ATGGCGTTTCAGCCGTTAGGGCGGACGAAGAACATAGCGAGGCGGTCCAAGAAGTACTTGGAGGAGGCGCTGTTTCATAGGCTGTTCAAGGAAGGGACCTCGGAGGTCAGCGTCCGGCAGAACCTGAACCAGTTCCTCAAGAGCTCCAAGCGGGTCTACAAATGGGAGGTCGGCGACACTCTTAGGAAGCTCCGCGAGCGCGGCCTCTACTACCCTGCCTTGAAG CTGTCTCAGGCTATGACGGAAAGGGGCATGAACAAGACAGTGAGTGATCAGGCTATACATCTTGATTTGCTCGCCAAAGCTCGGGGAATTGCAGCTGCTGAGAGCTACTTCGTAAATCTGCCTGAGACGTCAAAAAACCACCTGACGTACGGGGCCCTCCTGAACTGCTACTGCAAGGAATTGATGACTGAAGAAGCTGAAGATCTGTTGGAGAAGATGAAAGAACTCAACTTGGAGTTGACATCTATGCCATACAACAGCCTGATGACCCTTTACACCAAGATGGGACAACCTGAGAATGTTCCGACATTGATACAGGAAATGAAGTCTGCACAAATATCGCCTGACAGTTACACCTACAATGTATGGATGAGGGCCCTTGCTGCTATGAACGACATTTCTGGGGTTGAAAGGGTTGTCGAAGAGATGAAGAAGTTTGGTCGAGTTACTGCAGATTGGACAACTTATAGCAACTTAGCCTCGATATATGCTGATGCAGGCATGCCCGAGAAGGTGGAGCAGGCTCTTAAGGAGCTGGAGAAGATAAATGCATGTAAAGATCTCTCGGCTTACCATTTTCTCATAACGCTGTATGGGCGGACAGGGAACTTGCTTGAGGTTTATCGAGTTTGGCGTTCCTTGAGGCTGGCTTTTCCAAAAACTGGCAACATTAGCTACCTCAACATGATTCAGACCCTGGTTAAGTTGAAAGATCTACCCGGTGCTGAGAAATGCTTCAGAGAATGGGAATCTGGGAACCCAAACTATGATATTCGCATTGCAAACGCTCTGATAGGAGCCTATACTAAAGAAGGGAAGTTGGAGAAGGCTGAAGATCTCAAGGAGCAAGCCCGTAGGAGAGGGGCCAAGCCTAATGCTAAGACCTGGGAGATCTTCTCGGAGTACTATATGCAAAACGGGCAGATAAAATCAGCAGTTGAATGTATTGCCAATGCAGTATCGATAGGTAGAGGGGACGGCAAGAAGTGGGTTCCACCTCCTGAGACTGTTCGGACTCTGATGGGGCAttttgagagagagaaggatgTTGATGGTGCTGAAGAGTTCGTCGAGATTCTGAAGAAGGCTGTTGATGAGGTGGGGGCCGAAGTGTTTGAATCATTGATAAGAACCTATGCTGCAGCAGGAAGGACGAGCCCTGTGATGCGCCGGCGGCTAAAGATGGAGAACGTGGAAATAACGGAGGCAACCAAGAAGCTGCTTGATGTGATATGCGTGGAGTGA
- the LOC116210782 gene encoding uncharacterized protein LOC116210782, with product MIRLWVLGLQLAELLVSSAVHLLYALYIFSSAVAGDLSQALGGCLFRQSVDVQVKAEEPERKSTATNDVPPIVLVHGIFGFGKGRLGGLSYFAGAEKKDERVLVPDLGSLTSIHDRARELFYYLKGGQVDYGEEHSKASGHSQFGRIYEQGHYPEWDDDHPIHFVGHSAGAQVVRVLQQMLADKAFEGHENTSENWVLSITSLSGAFNGTTRTYLDGMQPDDWRSLKPLSLLQVCRIGVIIYDWFDIPWLKSYYSFGFDHFDISWKKTGLSGLVDCLLGNTGPFASGDWILPDLTIQGSIQLNNHLQTFPRTYYFSYATKRTTKVMGVTVPSSILGIHPLLFIRVLQMSQWRHPPDVPPPYKGYRDEDWHDNDGALNTISMTHPRLPIEHPSCPVVNDNDCGPLQPGIWYYKIVEADHIFFIINRERAGVQFDLMYDGIFARCRKHVFRRTPPTLPNQAHQ from the exons ATGATAAGGCTTTGGGTGCTGGGGCTGCAGCTGGCGGAGCTGCTTGTGAGCTCTGCCGTGCATTTGCTCTACGCGCTTTACATATTCAGTTCGGCCGTCGCCGGCGACCTCTCGCAGGCCCTCGGCGGCTGCCTCTTCAGGCAGAGTGTGGACGTTCAGGTGAAAGCAGAGGAGCCCGAAAGGAAGAGCACCGCGACCAATGACGTCCCTCCGATCGTGCTCGTTCACGGAATCTTCGGCTTCGGGAAAGGG AGATTGGGAGGCTTATCGTATTTTGCGGGTGCAGAGAAGAAAGACGAGAGAGTTCTTGTGCCCGACCTGGGGTCTTTAACCAGCATACACGACAG GGCTCGAGAACTGTTCTATTACTTAAAAGGAGGGCAAGTAGATTATggtgaggaacatagcaaggCCAGTGGTCACTCACAGTTCGGGCGGATTTACGAGCAAG GGCATTATCCCGAGTGGGATGACGATCACCCGATTCACTTTGTGGGGCATTCAGCTGGGGCTCAGGTGGTTCGGGTTTTGCAGCAGATGCTTGCTGATAAG GCTTTTGAGGGCCATGAGAATACTTCCGAAAACTGGGTATTGAGTATTACTTCGCTGTCCGGAGCATTCAACGGGACTACAAGAACCTATTTAGATGGAATGCA GCCCGATGACTGGAGGTCTCTCAAACCCCTTTCCCTGCTTCAAGTTTGCCGCATCGGAGTGATCATCTATGACTGGTTTGACATCCCTTGGCTCAAATCCTACTACAGCTTCGGGTTTGACCACTTCGACATTTCATGGAAGAAAACAGGCCTGTCAGGCCTCGTCGATTGCCTCTTGGGTAACACAGGCCCGTTTGCTTCTGGGGACTGGATACTTCCTGACCTCACGATTCAAGGGTCAATACAACTCAACAACCATCTCCAAACCTTCCCCCGTACATACTACTTCAGTTATGCCACAAAACGCACTACGAAAGTGATGGGGGTCACTGTCCCTTCTAGCATTCTTGGAATCCATCCTCTGCTCTTCATTAGGGTCCTGCAGATGAGCCAGTGGAGGCATCCTCCCGATGTTCCCCCTCCGTACAAAGGCTACAG GGATGAGGATTGGCACGACAATGATGGAGCATTGAACACCATATCAATGACGCACCCTCGCCTCCCAATCGAGCACCCGAGTTGTCCTGTTGTGAATGACAATGACTGTGGGCCACTCCAGCCCGGGATCTG GTATTACAAGATCGTGGAAGCGGATCACATATTCTTCATTATAAATCGGGAGAGAGCGGGAGTGCAGTTCGATCTCATGTACGATGGAATCTTCGCACGCTGCAGGAAGCATGTCTTCAGGAGAACTCCTCCAACACTCCCCAACCAAGCCCATCAGTAG